The nucleotide window ATTTGTCtagataaaagatttaaaaagggaCAATAAGATTCTCTGAATTGCTGGCAGAACTATGTCTATGTTTTAgctattttattgtaaaaataacacatggaaaattggaaacaacctaaatgtctatccaTAAAGGATTAAGTAAGTTataatattctataaaataatactattcagtcattaaAATAGTATGTAGAAGCACAGAAAAGGTCTGGCAGGTTTTAGACCAAAGGGGAGGAAAAGGACTTTGACTttttacttcatatatatattgttttaattatttacaaGAAAGATGTATATATGttcaaaattaaacaattttaaaaatagcaatattcagaaatttccagaaaattataaaaaagaaaagaaagatgaccTACCTAAATTCCTGCAATCACAGATAGGCAGTAATTAACATTTTTGTGCACATTTTGCAGACATCTAGACATAGACACATATGCAATTTTAATGTCACGCACATTTTGGTTGCTATTCTGCAGCTGACTTATGGAATGTCATGGATATCTTCctatatcaacaaatatttaatggtgTCTTTGATTTTAAtagctgcattgtattccattgcatggaatACATGAATTCCATAATTTACTTAACAGTTCTCCTGTATAATAGGAGATTTATTTAGAGAATAAGAGATAATCTTATGTAATAGGAGATAatcatttagatcatttctaatttttgaacAGTACTCTAATGAATAGcattatacttaatttttttcccagttgtcagattattttcttaggataaattcctagaagaagATAACTGGCTCAAAGTTTATGTAATAATGTTAATTTCTTTACAACCTAACCAGCACTAGTTTTAATTAATCTTTTCAATATGTGGCAATCTGATATGTGAGAAAATTGTTGATTTATTTCctatatatttcttcttccaggcaatgtctattttctttgctctttttcctATTGGGGATAGTATTATAATTAAGAATagttaattcattttatattctaaaggaataaacaaattatttattgttGGAAAGCAGTATTACATATCTCAGtatgttatatctctgttttcaAAAGTTGTGGAAGCATTTTTCTTGAATGATGTAACTGAGCAGTATTTAGAAGTTGAACTTTGTCCGTaagtataaaatgttttttcttactTATTACTACATAATTTGAACGTATTATTTTCTAGTTATAAATGATATAGTAAAAGCTCATTAATTCCAGTTGACTAGTAAGAATGGCACTCTGAATTTGTTTGAatgatatacttttatatatttcttagttTCAAGTACAGAGCACATATTTAGAATGTATGTTTAGAATATACTCATATTCTAAATGTTTGAAAATCCTATGTCAATATTTTCAGTTCAGTAATGTagatttttctaataaatttgaagataatttttttcaaaatgaaaactcattataaaacaaaaactttctcattatttactcaataaatttgtattattatatatagCTATTCAGAAATAAAAGGAGAGCTATGGATATAATTAATTGAGCTAGcttataaaaatgtttcttttaggggatttttaaatgactagatGAAACTTTAATTTTGTGTATTACATAATTATGTATTCATGTATTCCATTCTTTATTCAGCATGCATTTATTAAGTATATGCTGTGTCACTTTTGCATTCAGCGCCAGGGTTAAAAACTAAATCACATATAGATTTTCTTAgactcattaaaattttttttttttttttgagacggagtctcgctctgtagcccaggctggagtgcagtggcgcaatctcggctcactgcaagctccacctcccgggttcacgccattctcctgcctcagcctctccgagtagctgggactacaggcgcctgccaccacgcccggctaattttttgtatttttagtagagacggggtttcaccgtggtctcaatcgcctgacctcgtgatccgccctcctcggcctcccaaagtgctgggattacaagcatgagccaccgcgcccggcctcattaaaaatattaaccttgGACTCTCTTTGTTCAGGTTTAACTGTCTCTTGGGAATCCTGTTTACCTGGTTGgcaaactatttcttttttcctgtagATGTACACCTATTATCTAAATTATagcacatttaaaattaataaagtatttaataatgaaatatttctttatattgcaGTTATTCATTTGAAATGCCGTTTAAATGCCTCTCAGTGCCTAACATTCAGAAGCCATTGCTCCTTTTGTAAGCTGGACAGAGAGCTCCAAACAATTGATTTAAATGagatttgtagatattcttttcttttattttgatattcagCTAAATCTAATGTAGAAAAGTGTAGCTGTTtgcattatgtttttaaagaagaataatcATATACCTTTGTGTGTTACATTTCAACTAACGTGCCAAAATTTGTTATTGAAAAATATGATTAATTCTCATAAACTGCCATGAGAAGTAAGAAAATTTCAACTATTGTGTGCTTATTTTTACcctacaggtgagaaaactaaggcaaaCATTCATAATTTGTCTAGAGAACAGTAAAGAACTTGGATATTCTAAAGTTTTGcccttagttttaattttattagatgATAATATTGGTTCATTTTCATAAAGTGATGACAACACTAGATGAATAGAATAATTAGATTATCTTTTGTTAAGAAATTACACAGTAATCATTGTGTATAAAATTAATAgattttaaaggttaaaaaaattcacAGAGTAGTTTGGTTTCTTATGTATCAGGATAGTTAATAATCAAGAATCATAATTTTGCTTCAGGCAATCATTTCCTGTAAGAGCTTATTAACCTCTAAGAAAGcaacaggaagaattttttttatttgcaagAATTTTTACTCCTAGGATGTACTCCTAAGGCtgcataataacaataaaaataatcagaagacttttaaatggaaaagaatactTGGCTTCTGTTAGTTTACTGAAGGAAATCCTCCCTGAAAAGCTCTCAAAAGAGTACCTGTAtagaaatgttttaatatataggTTTTTCTAGAGTTAGTGAATTTGCTTCATGCAAATACATGAAATCCTTTGGTTCTTAATGACCTGGCTAGTACCAATTGTACACTGTTATTAGaatttctctttgaaaatatactgtgttcctttttgaaaacatgatgctgaaCGAATGGTAGAAAGCAGGAAAACACAAGAGGCAGACAGGTTGAGGACAGTGtgtgaaaaaaatagacaaagattaAAATCTTTAGCCTGTTGACTAGTTGTAGactatgttttgcattttttattttcctaatgagCTACCAGATAGTTTTCTTACAGAAATAACCTTTATTAAAGTTGTTGAATTCAGACTTGGAAATTGTTGCTTGCTTTAGTTTTTGAAACTCGTTTTATAAAAAACTCCAAATAACATGGTATCTCTCTGACCTTTTTTCATACTTTGTATCATCTAAccaaatgttttatataattgtttctttaaagaatataaaaagcaATCTAAACATGAAACTTTATGCATTTGGTGGCAGTTGTCTGAAGAGTGGTAAACCCAAAGATGTCATTTCTAAGCAACTGAACACACTGGCTTGCCCTATAATTATCTCATATTAatattgcatcttttttttttgagacagagtctcgctctgttgccacgctggagtacagtggtgctatcttggctcgctgcaacctccacctcccgggttcaagcgattcccctgcctcagcctcccaagttgctgggactacaggcacatgccaccatgcccggataattttttttttgtattttagtagagatggagtttcaccatgttggccaggatggtcttgatcttctgacctcatgatccgcccgccttggcctcccaaagtgctgggttacagacgtaagccaccatgctcagcctgcaTCTTTTAATTATTTGGAAGTTTAGTTGCAAGCACACACATTCCATGTATAAAGGATAgtgaagaaaataacatttatgttTTTCAAACACTCATGAGGAATCTTAATTTTGACAGCCACGGACAGCATTTAGTGCTTTTACTTTCTGGAAGAAGAAATGTGtggaaagtaagtaaataaaaataggaGGCAAAGTCATTCCGTACACAGTAATACACATATTTCTATGTTAAAAGTGTAAGCccaattttatcttttgtgtttcaCATGTTGTTTCTGTAGCAAGAACTTCCTTTATCATTCAGAGTGTCCAGAGGAGAGACAAAATGGGAAGGCAAAGCTTATCTCCCTTGGAGTTATTTTCCACCAAATGTGACAAAATTCAATTCATTTGCaattcatggatcagaagatcaACGAAGTTATGAAGCTCTTTACCCTGTACCTCAGCATGAACTGCAACAAGGACAAAAACCTGATTTGtaagtagaaaataaatgaagatatgtTCCAAATATACGAGTTTTTTCGAAATTAATTCTTAATGGAGCCGAAGTAACACTTTTGATCAAAGAAGACGACATATGTGCACAAGTACCTAGTAGAGTCCAGTGTTCACTGATGGTCCTCAGAGAATACTTGGTAAACTTTGGACTGACATAATCTCTCTCACTACTGTCAGTAGAGCACTTATTTTTCCATAGTGGTATGAGAAAAGTGTTGTTTGCGTGTGAGAAAAGTAAATGTTGCAACAGCTGGTATAGAAGTATGGTcgcaaattcatttaaaatttctttcagagCTAAAGGGCCAGAGGCATCAGTGTTTCCTGGTGTGAACAAACGGTCCCCTGTTACAAGGAAATCTAATCTTCAGTTATCTCTGTAGTTCTCCTCTTCTGGTAACCTCATAAGGATAAAAATATCAACTATGTTTCTAGGCAACATTGCTTGTGATAAAAATGACCCTTAAGTGGTACATTACATCTGGACTGAGAATAATTTTGGATGAACTATAAATATATGATGGAGACAGCATGACTTTGGGATTCCCCTGTAACAGTCATCTTCCCTGTGGGAACCCTGGAAACTAT belongs to Symphalangus syndactylus isolate Jambi chromosome 4, NHGRI_mSymSyn1-v2.1_pri, whole genome shotgun sequence and includes:
- the C4H4orf33 gene encoding UPF0462 protein C4orf33 homolog isoform X5, which encodes MVLIVTSLQMDFKIEHTWDGFPVKHEPVFIRLNPGDRGVMMDISAPFFNDPPAPLGEPGKPFNELWDCEVVEAFFLNDVTEQYLEVELCPHGQHLVLLLSGRRNVWKQELPLSFRVSRGETKWEGKAYLPWSYFPPNVTKFNSFAIHGSEDQRSYEALYPVPQHELQQGQKPDLYTHYGHGSCVSLGIWKNLTETS
- the C4H4orf33 gene encoding UPF0462 protein C4orf33 homolog isoform X4, which produces MDFKIEHTWDGFPVKHEPVFIRLNPGDRGVMMDISAPFFNDPPAPLGEPGKPFNELWDCEVVEAFFLNDVTEQYLEVELCPHGQHLVLLLSGRRNVWKQELPLSFRVSRGETKWEGKAYLPWSYFPPNVTKFNSFAIHGSEDQRSYEALYPVPQHELQQGQKPDFHRLEYFKPFNFNTLLGKEWKQPESDLWLIEKCDIQE